In the genome of Mytilus edulis chromosome 3, xbMytEdul2.2, whole genome shotgun sequence, one region contains:
- the LOC139517393 gene encoding syntaxin-5-like, with translation MIARRRRNNSGSELKQENGFVQHSGSTFVTSNPTVPTTKSVVEPEMSCRDRTGEFLSACKVLQTRQINGAIQRPSPLRQRSEFTQIAKRIGRDLANTFTKLEKLTILARRKSLFDDKPVEIQELTYIIKQDIDSLNKQIAQLQKFVQHHKQQNGKHLQTHSNTVVVSLQSKLANMSNDFKGVLEVRTENLKHQKSRREQFSQSNAMHPSSVGSREKSVLFEDEATYNGASGGGDFVMNMDGSSKQHQQQQQLIDQQDTYIEDRANTMQSIESTIVELGSIFSQLAHMVKDQEEMVQRIDTNVEDTEMNIEAAHGEILKYFQSVTSNRWLMIKIFAVLIVFFIVFVVFMA, from the exons ATGATAGCTAGACGTAGGAGAAATAATTCTGGTTctgaattaaaacaagaaaacggATTTGTACAACACAGTGGAAGCACATTTGTAACCAGCAATCCAACAGTTCCTACTACCAAGTCAGTTGTTGAGCCAGAAATGTCATGTCGTGACCGTACAGGGGAGTTTTTATCAGCATGTAAAGTTTTACAAACCAGACAG ataaatGGAGCCATCCAAAGACCGAGTCCTCTTAGACAAAGAAGTGAATTTACACAGATTGCAAa GCGTATAGGAAGAGACCTTGCTAATACTTTTACAAAGTTAGAAAAACTTACAATAT tgGCAAGAAGAAAATCCTTATTTGATGATAAGCCAGTTGAGATACAGGAATTaacatatattataaaacaggacATTGATAGTTTAAACAAACAGATAGCACAGTTACAAAAGTTTGTACAACATCACAAACAGCAGAATGGAAAACATCTGCAGACTCATTCCAATACAGTTGTTGTGTCATTACAG tCAAAGTTGGCAAATATGTCAAATGACTTCAAAGGAGTTCTGGAAGTTAGAACAGAG AATCTAAAACACCAAAAATCTCGTCGAGAACAATTTTCACAGTCAAATGCAATGCATCCATCATCAGTTGGCAGTAGAG AAAAATCTGTGTTATTTGAAGATGAGGCTACATATAATGGTGCATCTGGTGGTGGAGATTTTGTAATGAACATGGATGGTTCTTCTAAACAACATCAACAGCAGCAACAATTGATAGATCAACAG GACACATATATAGAGGATAGGGCAAACACAATGCAGAGTATAGAATCAACGATAGTGGAACTGGGCTCAATATTTTCACAGTTAGCACACATGGTCAAAGACCAGGAAGAAATGGTTCAAAG AATTGACACTAATGTTGAGGATACAGAAATGAACATTGAAGCAGCACATGGGGAAATATTAAAATACTTTCAATCAGTGACTTCAAACAGATGGTTGATGATCAAAATATTTGctgttttaattgtattttttatagtttttgttgtatTTATGGCATAA